One segment of Acropora muricata isolate sample 2 chromosome 8, ASM3666990v1, whole genome shotgun sequence DNA contains the following:
- the LOC136924973 gene encoding L-tyrosine decarboxylase-like yields the protein MLHAGKNPKSMYAPGRRAFSPREDSQVAMPWAKVGAWYVGPKAENEEIYKEMVLKAMDAHLDFRKNYFPSDPAYVTPEIKDSDAYKKEIENMRTELATMREEMKKSVPYFTPRYKGHVVWDPSMPAQLGYLTAFMYHQNNAIEEAGNITTTYEVEAGKDLCRMVGFDYRGRGHLTAGGTVANCEAMWCARNVKFLPFAMQDAVNEEDDLQGAKDMSIDLPGGGTKKLVEATTWDLLNLNTDVIVEMPDKIADTINQGKSSTSDQMTYMEVMKLSKKYKIEAKGVLKFCEDHGIKGDTFPVCIMPTTAHISLFKGTNLSGMGLGEDRTILIPCDENSRMKTDDLEDKLESLRTAGIAVVAVCAVMGTTEESAIDNVDEILKIRHRMRKKNPPLDFLVHCDAAWGGYFCTMIRKPPGQIQGQATADEGFVPELPLSSFVQTQLNRMKHADTITLDPHKSGFCTYPAGAIAYRKARINDVVSSMVEADTPYYYGSVNLGNWGIEGSKPGNSAAAVYLANKVIGLHKFGHGRILAECTFTSKLMYCLWTTLARDEDPFVVVTTKPLKGEKIPQNPVQFIRDNIMGKSNEEIEENAKAMEFLQEVGPDTLMPNFAVNFKKSGHLNDSVDKCNLLNDAVFKLNVHATDQISARRWPMLVTASYFAHHSGSGALKALKERLGLSTVREELQSLRYIICCAMDPFATSMDFIEDFGNIMRNAILCSIGTVNDKQDHHNFVTSGQADEDNNVVLYYAGGKKSKSHQYSIFAKFRVKYGADVREIRNKAGGTEGPLVFRTTGRKLTLHDLLLKNFEEGKDGLNFKVDCYNGLLTESWQLIKKGVEVQVVDVARYRRFDLTDIRKYDGSQFFLYGDRSNRAFLANMPVKGNNLDFYQFVELASVPEHIDEVLLLNGVEMSLFHIDPQSEGILEPGEPVVGLVEQGSEYIADFIGHDGVEYKTTVRIWKDFWHTDPGLFK from the exons ATGCTTCATGCTGGGAAAAACCCCAAGTCAATGTACGCCCCCGGCAGGAGAGCATTTTCACCTCGTGAAGATTCTCAAGTTGCCATGCCTTGGGCCAAAGTTGGAGCATGGTACGTTGGTCCTAAGGCTGAAAATGAAGAGATCTACAAAGAAATGGTCTTGAAAGCAATGGACGCCCATTTGGATTTCCGTAAGAACTACTTTCCTTCTGATCCTGCTTATGTCACTCCTGAAATCAAAGACAGTGACGcatacaaaaaagaaattgaaaacatgaggaCAGAGTTGGCTACAATGAGAgaggaaatgaaaaaatctGTTCCGTACTTCACTCCTCGATATAAG GGTCATGTGGTCTGGGACCCAAGTATGCCTGCACAGCTTGGATATCTTACGGCCTTTATGTACCACCAGAATAACGCTATTGAGGAAGCAGGAAATATCACTACTA CTTACGAAGTTGAAGCCGGAAAAGATCTTTGTAGGATGGTAGGCTTCGATTACCGCGGACGCGGCCATCTGACTGCTGGAGGGACCGTTGCAAATTGCGAGGCGATGTGGTGTGCAAGAAATGTCAAGTTTCTCCCTTTTGCTATGCAAGACGCGGTCAACGAAGAGGATGACCTTCAAGGGGCTAAAGATATGAGCATTGACTTACCGGGTGGTGGAACGAAGAAGTTGGTTGAAGCAACCACTTGGGACCTTCTTAATCTTAATACTGACGTCATTGTTGAGATGCCCGACAAG ATTGCTGACACGATAAACCAAGGCAAGTCAAGTACAAGCGACCAAATGACCTACATGGAGGTGATGAAGCTGTCAAAGAAgtacaaaattgaagccaaggGTGTTCTCAAGTTTTGCGAAGATCACGGTATAAAAGGAGACACGTTCCCCGTATGTATCATGCCAACAACAGCTCACATTTCGCTCTTCAAAGGAACTAATCTTTCTGGTATGGGCTTGGGAGAAGACAGAACTATTTTGATACCGTGTGACGAAAACTCACGGATGAAAACTGACG ATCTAGAAGATAAGCTGGAAAGCCTACGAACAGCAGGAATTGCTGTAGTGGCAGTTTGCGCCGTCATGGGAACTACTGAGGAGAGCGCTATTGATAACGTTGATGAAATCTTGAAAATCAGGCATAGAATGCGCAAGAAG AATCCACCCTTGGACTTTTTGGTTCACTGTGATGCCGCGTGGGGCGGTTACTTTTGCACAATGATCCGGAAACCACCAGGACAGATCCAAGGCCAAGCAACTGCCGACGAAGGATTTGTACCCGAGCTTCCTTTAAGCTCGTTTGTACAGACGCAGCTGAACCGGATGAAACATGCCGACACAATTACACTCGACCCGCACAAATCTGGTTTCTGTACCTATCCAGCAGGTGCAATCGCCTACAGAAAAGCCAGAATCAATGATGTAGTAAGCTCAATGGTGGAGGCGGACACACCCTATTACTACGGCAGTGTTAATTTAGGGAACTGGGGAATCGAAGGCTCTAAGCCAGGTAACAGTGCTGCCGCTGTATATTTGGCCAATAAG gttattGGCCTGCACAAGTTTGGACACGGACGCATTCTAGCAGAATGCACATTCACTTCTAAACTGATGTACTGCCTGTGGACTACATTAGCTCGAGACGAAGATCCTTTCGTTGTTGTCACAACGAAGCCTCTGAAAGGCGAGAAAATTCCCCAAAATCCCGTCCAGTTTATACGCGACAACATCATGGGAAAATCCAATGAAGAAATTGAGGAG AACGCCAAAGCAATGGAGTTTCTCCAGGAGGTTGGACCCGACACTCTGATGCCCAACTTTGCCGTCAATTTCAAGAAGTCAGGGCACTTAAACGATAGTGTTGACAAGTGCAATCTGTTAAACGACGCTGTGTTCAAGCTGAACGTTCATGCCACGGACCAAATAAGTGCTCGCCGATGGCCAATGTTGGTCACTGCCTCATATTTCGCCCATCATTCGGGCAGTGGCGCACTAAAGGCCTTGAAAGAAAGACTTGGG TTGTCAACTGTCAGAGAGGAGCTCCAGAGCTTGCGATACATCATCTGCTGCGCCATGGATCCCTTTGCAACATCTATGGACTTCATCGAAGACTTTGGCAACATTATGAGAAATGCCATCCTCTGTTCTATTGGAACa GTTAACGACAAGCAAGACCACCACAACTTCGTCACCTCCGGGCAAGCAGACGAAGATAACAACGTTGTTCTGTACTACGCTGGTGGAAAGAAGTCTAAGTCTCATCAGTATTCCATTTTCGCCAAGTTCAGAGTTAAATATGGAGCTGACGTCCGCGAAATCCGTAACAAAGCAGGAGGAACAGAGGGACCCTTAGTGTTCCGAACAACTGGCAGGAAGCTCACTCTGCATGATCTGTTGTTGAAAAACTTCGAGGAAGGAAAAGATGGACTGAACTTTAAAGTGGATTGCTATAATGGGCTGCTAACTGAATCCTGGCAGCTTATTAAGAAGGGAGTTGAAGTCCAAGTGGTAGATGTAGCGCGATACAGAAGATTTGATTTGACAGACATCCGAAAGTACGATGGAAGCCAGTTTTTCTTGTACGGAGATCGTTCCAACAGAGCATTCCTTGCCAACATGCCGGTTAAGGGAAATAATTTGGACTTTTATCAG